One region of Edaphobacter bradus genomic DNA includes:
- a CDS encoding NADH-quinone oxidoreductase subunit N, whose translation MSHADFTASLPMLIVSVTAVLLMLSIAIRRSHMAAAAISLIGLFVALASLPFASSVVPRQVTAFFIFDSYSLIYVAILLLATAFVFLLGYDYLDRRKEHREEFYLLVLLATTGAMVLVASRNFASFFLGLELLSVALYTLIAYARTERAVEAGIKYLILAASSSSILLFGLALIYSGSGTMELSQFTAMTHSTRQASSLLFLAGLALTLTGVGFKLAVVPFHLWTPDVYEGAPLPVTTFIATISKGGMFALLLRWFHSEVGGLAGAPGLVLSIIAIASMLTGNLLALRQTNVKRILAYSSIAHMGYLLVALLAGGVLGASAATYYLAAYMVTILGAFGTMTVLSGTRWEAASLDSFRGLFWQRPLVAATFTTMLLSLAGIPLTAGFLGKFYVLIAGASQSRWVLLFTLVVSSTIGLFYYLRIIVVMYSQPAEHIAAGDPGTLPLSIPAALALAALTGLVFLLGVYPALLWNVIVEATHNLG comes from the coding sequence ATGAGCCACGCCGACTTTACCGCATCATTGCCGATGCTGATCGTTTCGGTAACTGCGGTTCTATTGATGCTCTCAATTGCTATCCGGCGCAGTCACATGGCTGCCGCCGCTATTTCATTGATCGGCCTGTTTGTGGCGCTCGCGAGCCTGCCCTTTGCGTCGTCCGTTGTGCCGCGGCAGGTCACTGCTTTCTTTATCTTTGACTCTTACTCCCTTATCTATGTGGCGATTCTCCTCCTCGCCACGGCATTTGTATTTCTGCTCGGCTACGACTACCTGGATCGGCGCAAGGAACATCGTGAGGAGTTTTACCTCCTCGTACTGCTCGCAACGACGGGTGCGATGGTGCTTGTGGCCAGCCGAAACTTCGCGTCCTTCTTCCTTGGTCTTGAGCTGTTGAGTGTGGCGCTCTACACGTTGATCGCATACGCTCGCACTGAGAGGGCCGTCGAAGCGGGGATCAAGTATCTGATTCTGGCCGCGTCGTCCTCATCCATTCTGCTCTTTGGTCTTGCTCTCATTTATTCGGGATCAGGGACCATGGAACTCTCCCAATTCACTGCAATGACTCATTCAACCAGGCAAGCGAGCTCACTTCTTTTCCTCGCAGGCTTGGCGCTCACCCTCACGGGGGTAGGCTTCAAGCTGGCAGTTGTCCCTTTTCACCTCTGGACGCCGGATGTTTACGAGGGCGCGCCCTTGCCGGTCACTACGTTTATCGCCACCATATCGAAAGGTGGCATGTTTGCATTGCTCTTGCGCTGGTTTCATTCGGAGGTTGGGGGGCTGGCCGGAGCGCCGGGCCTTGTCCTCTCGATCATCGCCATCGCTTCGATGCTGACGGGTAATCTTCTCGCGCTGCGGCAGACTAACGTCAAGAGGATCCTCGCATACTCGTCCATTGCGCATATGGGCTATCTTCTGGTTGCGTTGCTCGCAGGTGGAGTACTCGGAGCTTCGGCAGCCACCTACTACCTGGCGGCCTATATGGTGACCATCCTCGGCGCCTTCGGCACCATGACCGTCCTCTCGGGCACGCGATGGGAAGCTGCTTCGCTGGATAGCTTCCGTGGGCTCTTCTGGCAGAGGCCGCTCGTCGCAGCCACGTTCACCACCATGCTTCTTTCGCTCGCCGGAATTCCGCTCACAGCAGGATTCCTCGGCAAGTTCTATGTCCTTATCGCAGGCGCTTCACAATCCCGCTGGGTGCTTCTCTTTACCCTTGTCGTTAGCAGCACGATCGGTCTTTTCTACTACCTTCGCATCATCGTCGTCATGTACTCCCAGCCTGCGGAGCACATCGCGGCAGGAGACCCGGGTACACTTCCCTTGTCCATCCCGGCAGCTCTGGCATTGGCCGCTCTGACAGGTCTGGTGTTTCTGCTTGGCGTTTACCCGGCACTTCTCTGGAACGTTATCGTAGAGGCGACACACAACCTCGGATAA
- a CDS encoding short-chain fatty acid transporter, producing MDEVTVLSHEHKYTALGRVTTFFVYLFDQIMPDPYVFAVILTFVAALLAFFFAPNARPQQIATAWYGGVFNLFTFAFQMVIMLVAGYALASAPAIRNLLGRIASIPTNPAAAVSLTIVVSMIASWINWGMGLVTAALLAREIAKRIPMDFGWLVAAAYSGFVISTEGLSGSIALSQATHGSALNIVEKVTGIVTPLSHTVFTRFNLIPLAVLLIVLPIVFRYIGPAPANTFAANPDKLRSEDATPQAKEKTNTLGGKLDNAWILTVLLVLFIATALGMELYRTKGSLDLNSVIMTLLMLGLLLHWTPAAYVAAIKHAARISGPLILQYPLYGGLMGIMTTTGLAGVLSKVFLSFSTAHSIHFWTYLTSVIITFFVPSGGGHWAVQGPFAVPAARDLHASLAGVTMSVAMGESVANMLQPFFALPILAIAGIKVQRMMGFMVITFLVSFVAFGLSLLFLVPAQ from the coding sequence ATGGACGAAGTAACTGTACTCAGTCACGAGCACAAATACACAGCACTCGGAAGGGTGACCACCTTCTTCGTCTACCTTTTTGACCAGATCATGCCGGACCCTTATGTCTTCGCTGTGATTCTGACGTTTGTCGCAGCGTTGCTGGCGTTCTTCTTCGCACCCAATGCGCGCCCACAGCAGATTGCCACTGCCTGGTATGGCGGTGTCTTCAACCTGTTTACCTTCGCCTTCCAGATGGTGATCATGCTGGTAGCTGGATACGCTCTGGCCAGCGCACCGGCAATTCGCAACCTGCTCGGCAGGATCGCCTCGATTCCGACAAACCCCGCGGCTGCCGTATCTCTAACGATCGTCGTCTCCATGATTGCGTCATGGATCAACTGGGGGATGGGTCTGGTGACGGCTGCGCTTTTGGCACGTGAGATCGCCAAACGTATACCCATGGACTTCGGCTGGCTAGTCGCTGCGGCCTATAGTGGGTTCGTCATCTCGACGGAGGGATTGTCCGGATCAATTGCATTGTCGCAGGCCACGCATGGCTCGGCGCTTAACATCGTCGAGAAGGTCACCGGTATCGTCACGCCGCTGTCTCACACCGTCTTCACACGCTTCAATCTGATTCCACTCGCTGTGCTGCTGATTGTCCTCCCCATTGTCTTCCGCTACATCGGGCCGGCCCCGGCGAACACCTTCGCTGCAAACCCCGATAAGCTACGCAGCGAAGACGCAACTCCGCAGGCAAAAGAGAAGACCAATACCCTCGGTGGCAAACTCGACAACGCCTGGATTTTGACAGTGCTTCTGGTCTTGTTCATCGCCACAGCGCTTGGGATGGAGCTTTACCGGACAAAGGGATCGCTGGACCTGAACTCTGTCATCATGACGCTCCTTATGCTCGGGCTTCTGTTGCACTGGACACCCGCTGCCTACGTAGCGGCCATCAAGCACGCCGCCCGCATCTCCGGGCCGCTTATCCTGCAGTATCCACTGTATGGCGGGCTCATGGGCATCATGACAACAACTGGCTTGGCAGGCGTACTCTCCAAGGTCTTCCTCTCGTTCTCGACCGCACACAGCATCCACTTCTGGACCTACCTCACCTCGGTCATCATCACCTTCTTCGTTCCAAGCGGAGGCGGCCACTGGGCGGTGCAAGGTCCCTTTGCCGTTCCTGCAGCTCGAGATCTGCATGCATCGCTCGCCGGCGTAACCATGTCCGTAGCAATGGGCGAGTCCGTGGCAAACATGTTGCAGCCATTCTTCGCTTTACCCATCCTCGCTATCGCAGGAATCAAGGTTCAGCGCATGATGGGCTTCATGGTGATTACCTTTCTCGTCTCCTTTGTCGCCTTTGGCCTTTCCCTTCTGTTCCTCGTGCCAGCACAGTGA
- a CDS encoding response regulator gives MRILLVEDEPKVSGFVERGLAAERYAVDVVADGREGLEMAETYPYDLIILDLMLPRMDGKEVLQRIRRNDTCVPILVLTARDTVEDKVLLFDSGADDYLTKPFAFAELLVRTKALLRRGPVNRSSTLTVSDLELDRLTQQVKRGGKRIELTVKEYSLLEYLMQNVERVLSRNMIIEHVWDQSFDGITNIVDVYVRHLRAKVDDGHEIKLIRTVRGAGYMIRAGGEL, from the coding sequence ATGCGTATTTTATTGGTCGAGGATGAGCCCAAGGTGTCAGGATTTGTGGAGCGCGGTCTTGCGGCTGAGCGCTACGCTGTCGATGTGGTCGCGGATGGGCGCGAGGGCCTGGAGATGGCCGAGACGTATCCGTATGACCTGATCATTCTGGATCTCATGCTTCCGAGGATGGACGGCAAGGAAGTGCTGCAACGGATTCGTCGCAATGACACGTGTGTCCCGATCCTGGTCCTTACAGCACGGGATACAGTAGAAGATAAAGTGCTGCTATTCGATAGTGGCGCTGATGATTATCTGACGAAACCGTTTGCCTTTGCCGAACTTCTTGTTCGCACCAAGGCTCTTCTCCGCAGGGGACCGGTCAACCGGTCCAGTACCCTGACGGTAAGCGATCTTGAACTGGATCGACTCACCCAACAGGTGAAGCGGGGAGGGAAGCGAATCGAATTGACGGTAAAGGAGTACTCGCTGCTTGAATACCTCATGCAGAATGTGGAGCGGGTTCTTTCGCGCAACATGATTATTGAGCATGTCTGGGATCAAAGCTTCGACGGCATCACGAACATCGTGGATGTCTATGTACGTCACCTTCGTGCGAAGGTAGACGACGGCCATGAGATCAAGCTGATCCGGACCGTGCGTGGCGCAGGCTATATGATCCGCGCCGGCGGCGAGTTATGA
- the nuoM gene encoding NADH-quinone oxidoreductase subunit M: MILPSLIVILIIGGIASWIVARRSTVVARWIAVVSVLADFATCLGVWMARAGRSQFTPERWFVECNVAWIPQFGIHIHLAIDGLSLALLLLTYFLGVMAVLCSWTEIQERVGFFHFNLLWVLAGITGVFLATDLLLFYLFWELMLVPMYFLIGIWGHERRIYASTKFFLFTQLSGLLMLIAIVALAVFHYQSTGVFTFDYEQLLQTTLSPRAARLLMLGFLIAFAVKLPAFPFHTWLPDAHTEAPTAGSVVLAGLLLKTGAYGLIRFVLPLFPGPSHELAPLMMTIGVIGILYGAVLAVGQTDLKRLVAYTSVSHMGFVLLGVFAGNQIALEGAVVQMISHGISTGALFILAGLLQERLHTREISQMGGLWETMPVLSGAGLVFAMASLGLPGLGDFVGEFLVLLGTYRANVGLATVATLGLLAATLYGLRFAQGAFQGPNRHHWRLPDMRPREWAALGLMMICLVWIGLYPQPVLRAIRPSLATAQQSALPQELVRR, encoded by the coding sequence ATGATTCTCCCGAGTCTCATCGTGATTCTGATTATCGGCGGCATCGCATCCTGGATCGTTGCACGTCGAAGCACGGTTGTGGCGCGTTGGATTGCTGTCGTCAGCGTGCTGGCAGACTTTGCAACGTGCCTCGGGGTCTGGATGGCCCGCGCAGGCCGATCGCAGTTCACGCCGGAGCGCTGGTTTGTGGAATGCAACGTCGCCTGGATTCCGCAGTTCGGCATCCACATCCACCTTGCAATCGATGGGCTAAGCCTGGCATTACTTCTGCTCACCTACTTCCTTGGCGTTATGGCGGTCCTCTGTTCCTGGACTGAGATTCAGGAGCGAGTCGGCTTCTTTCACTTCAACCTGCTCTGGGTATTGGCTGGCATCACGGGCGTCTTTCTTGCAACAGATCTCCTTCTCTTCTATTTGTTCTGGGAGTTGATGCTGGTGCCGATGTACTTCCTGATCGGCATATGGGGACACGAGAGGCGAATCTATGCGTCGACAAAGTTCTTCCTCTTCACGCAATTGAGTGGTCTGTTGATGTTGATTGCGATCGTTGCGCTGGCGGTTTTTCACTACCAGTCAACCGGCGTCTTCACCTTCGACTATGAGCAGTTGCTCCAGACAACTCTGTCGCCTCGCGCGGCCCGTCTGCTGATGCTTGGGTTTCTCATTGCGTTCGCGGTGAAACTGCCTGCATTCCCCTTTCACACCTGGCTCCCGGATGCGCACACAGAAGCTCCCACTGCGGGAAGCGTCGTGCTGGCGGGGCTCTTGTTGAAGACGGGAGCATACGGACTGATTCGTTTTGTACTGCCGCTCTTTCCAGGTCCGTCGCATGAGCTGGCTCCCTTGATGATGACCATTGGCGTGATCGGAATTCTCTATGGTGCGGTGCTCGCCGTCGGCCAGACCGACCTCAAGCGCCTCGTCGCTTACACCAGCGTGAGTCACATGGGGTTCGTGCTGCTCGGAGTCTTCGCCGGAAATCAAATCGCCCTCGAAGGCGCCGTGGTCCAGATGATAAGTCATGGAATCAGCACGGGTGCCCTGTTTATTCTTGCTGGCCTGCTTCAGGAAAGACTGCATACGCGCGAGATATCGCAGATGGGAGGCCTGTGGGAGACCATGCCGGTGCTCAGTGGGGCGGGCCTTGTATTTGCTATGGCTTCACTCGGGCTTCCAGGGCTGGGGGACTTCGTGGGTGAATTTCTCGTCCTGCTTGGGACATACCGGGCGAATGTTGGTCTCGCCACTGTCGCTACCCTCGGCCTTCTCGCCGCCACTCTCTACGGTTTGAGGTTTGCGCAAGGCGCGTTTCAAGGCCCCAACCGGCATCATTGGAGACTGCCGGACATGCGGCCGCGCGAATGGGCGGCCCTTGGCCTGATGATGATCTGCCTTGTTTGGATAGGCCTCTATCCGCAGCCGGTTCTGCGCGCCATCCGTCCAAGCCTCGCTACCGCGCAGCAAAGCGCACTTCCACAGGAGCTGGTCAGGAGATAA
- a CDS encoding CBS domain-containing protein, which yields MRVFDPVLFILRKKGTEVWHVPPDATVYDAMKMMADKDVGALLVMDGEHLEGVVSERDYARKVIIQGRSSKETPVREIMSEPMITIRPECSVDEAMRLITTHRVRHLPVVCDGKVHGVISIGDLVQWISFAQDQTIEQLENYIEGKYPC from the coding sequence ATGAGAGTCTTCGATCCCGTGTTGTTCATTCTACGTAAGAAGGGCACGGAGGTATGGCATGTACCTCCCGATGCGACTGTTTATGATGCCATGAAGATGATGGCGGACAAGGATGTGGGTGCGTTGCTGGTTATGGACGGCGAGCACCTTGAAGGTGTCGTTTCGGAGCGGGATTATGCCCGGAAAGTGATCATTCAGGGGCGTTCGTCGAAGGAGACTCCCGTGCGCGAGATCATGTCGGAGCCGATGATTACCATCCGCCCGGAGTGTTCCGTGGACGAGGCCATGCGGCTCATCACAACACATCGGGTCCGTCACCTTCCGGTGGTCTGCGACGGCAAGGTTCATGGTGTGATCTCGATTGGAGACCTGGTGCAGTGGATCTCCTTCGCGCAGGATCAGACCATTGAACAGCTCGAGAATTACATCGAAGGGAAATACCCCTGCTAG
- a CDS encoding sensor histidine kinase, producing MTWMAGEVAEAYAPEHSGRFIRITRQDGKVLYESGDTRDPYIAASKISHLPVLESKESFRREIQDRGRRLLIFSQPYSTPSGTKYLIETGASLSLIDRVLSSLRRILLLITPLILIAAVLGGHLLMTRPLRPLIELTEQAERIGTHKLGERLSVIATGDEMERLSLSLNRMISRLEDALDHNRRFSADVSHELRTPLTILKGELEQVVQAPQLPDSMRESVGSSLEEIDRMSKIVENLLTISRLDSGADAMVRQTVDLSQLALWTLDQMHLLAEEKQITMRSTHASPALILADPGRIKQVMVNLLDNAIKYTPDHGEINVSVVAAQHTAVLEVSDTGIGIPAESLSNVFQRFYRSDKARSRESGGTGLGLSIVQAICNAHGGSVGIQSVEGRGTTVRVELPLAPSPAGLETEVTSISSLSIVENDLRFASGAQRRVIEHDQVVK from the coding sequence ATGACGTGGATGGCCGGCGAGGTCGCCGAGGCATACGCACCGGAGCACAGCGGCCGATTTATACGAATTACACGGCAGGACGGAAAAGTCCTGTACGAATCCGGTGACACCCGTGATCCGTACATCGCAGCGTCCAAGATCTCTCATCTCCCAGTCCTGGAAAGTAAGGAGTCCTTTCGTCGGGAGATTCAGGACAGGGGGCGCCGCCTGCTGATCTTTTCGCAACCCTATTCCACGCCATCAGGGACGAAATATCTCATCGAGACAGGAGCGTCTCTGTCCTTGATTGATCGGGTTCTCTCCAGTCTGCGCAGAATTCTTCTTCTTATCACCCCGTTGATCCTGATCGCGGCTGTTCTGGGCGGCCATCTCCTTATGACAAGGCCCCTCCGCCCGCTCATCGAACTTACCGAGCAGGCGGAACGGATTGGAACGCACAAACTTGGCGAGCGCCTGTCTGTAATTGCTACCGGCGACGAGATGGAGCGCCTGTCACTCTCGTTGAATCGCATGATCAGCCGACTGGAGGATGCATTAGACCACAACAGACGTTTCTCTGCCGACGTATCGCATGAGCTGCGAACTCCCTTGACAATCCTTAAGGGAGAACTGGAGCAAGTGGTCCAGGCACCACAACTTCCGGACTCCATGAGGGAATCTGTCGGAAGTTCACTTGAGGAGATTGATCGCATGTCAAAGATCGTGGAGAATCTCCTCACCATCTCCCGCCTCGATAGCGGAGCAGACGCCATGGTTCGCCAAACAGTCGATTTGAGTCAGTTGGCACTGTGGACTCTTGACCAGATGCACCTCCTCGCCGAAGAGAAGCAGATAACGATGCGCAGCACGCATGCTTCGCCAGCACTGATCCTCGCGGACCCAGGGCGCATCAAGCAGGTAATGGTCAACCTACTCGACAATGCAATCAAGTACACTCCAGACCACGGAGAGATTAACGTTTCCGTCGTTGCTGCACAACACACGGCTGTTCTCGAGGTAAGCGATACCGGCATTGGTATTCCTGCCGAGTCTTTGTCAAACGTATTTCAGCGCTTTTATCGGTCTGACAAGGCACGCTCACGCGAGTCAGGCGGCACTGGATTGGGTCTGTCCATCGTGCAGGCCATCTGCAATGCACATGGGGGTTCCGTCGGAATCCAGAGCGTAGAAGGAAGGGGCACTACTGTTCGGGTCGAACTGCCTCTCGCTCCCTCGCCAGCAGGGCTAGAGACTGAGGTAACCTCTATCTCTAGTCTCTCCATCGTTGAGAATGATCTCCGTTTTGCCAGTGGAGCTCAGCGAAGGGTAATAGAACACGATCAAGTGGTGAAGTGA
- the nuoL gene encoding NADH-quinone oxidoreductase subunit L, with the protein MFQLLWLIVAIPFASAVLLGLFGSNLPRRVVAVIGAGSIGLIAALTLLVGAEFITHSPVGNVYVQHLWTWMESGGFRPEIAFYLDPVSLIMLLVVTFVGFLIHLYSVEYMRDDDGYARFFAYMNLFVASMITLVLANNLLLLYLGWEGVGLCSFLLIGFWYREPQNVRAASKAFIVTRCGDTAFALGLFLLFTRLGTLDIQELMHRAAAQWSPGSSIAVVATALLLGGAVGKSAQLPLQTWLPDAMAGPTPTSALIHAATMVTAGVYLIARTHTLFSLAPPVQLAVAIIGTATMLLAAFCALAQRDMKRVLAYSTMSQIGYMFLALGLGAWSAAMFHLMTHAFFKALLFLAAGVVIHAVHEQDLYRMGGLRSELRLAFWSFVIGGSALAGLPLITAGFFSKDLILWQSWAGPNGSAWFWIAGMTGALLTSLYTFRMILLAFYGPQQSQVREESGLAVRVSLTVLCVLSLVGGYVDTPPHFGGVPAFSNFLSSVLPPLEEVHIGPITETITALCASTVFALGLGLAYLLFGPQRSRQPAQNILEQLWLAGWGFDWMYDRLFVRPFQWLARKSASDPADVPVNGLAQMTVLSYRALRLTQTGRVRWYATGLAMGTAVILAIAFFAR; encoded by the coding sequence ATGTTTCAACTGCTGTGGCTGATCGTCGCCATTCCGTTCGCCAGTGCTGTCCTGCTAGGACTGTTCGGCTCCAATCTGCCGCGCCGCGTGGTCGCAGTCATCGGTGCTGGCTCGATTGGACTCATTGCGGCACTTACTCTACTGGTTGGCGCGGAGTTCATCACACACTCGCCGGTCGGCAACGTATACGTCCAACACTTGTGGACATGGATGGAGAGCGGCGGATTTCGCCCTGAGATCGCCTTCTATCTCGATCCTGTTTCGCTCATCATGCTTTTGGTCGTCACCTTTGTCGGCTTCCTGATTCATCTCTATTCGGTTGAATACATGCGCGACGATGACGGGTATGCGCGCTTCTTCGCCTACATGAACCTCTTTGTGGCGTCGATGATCACGCTCGTACTGGCGAACAATCTGCTGTTGCTGTATCTGGGATGGGAGGGCGTCGGACTGTGTAGCTTTCTGCTGATCGGTTTCTGGTATCGCGAACCGCAGAACGTGCGGGCTGCCAGCAAGGCTTTCATCGTAACGCGGTGCGGTGATACCGCCTTTGCGCTCGGACTGTTCCTCCTGTTTACCCGTCTGGGAACGCTGGATATTCAGGAACTGATGCATCGGGCCGCAGCGCAATGGAGCCCGGGCAGCAGCATTGCAGTGGTGGCGACGGCGTTGCTCCTGGGCGGAGCGGTCGGCAAGTCCGCGCAGTTGCCGCTCCAGACATGGCTGCCGGACGCCATGGCAGGCCCCACACCCACAAGCGCCCTGATTCACGCCGCGACCATGGTGACTGCGGGCGTGTATCTGATCGCACGCACGCACACGCTCTTCTCCCTTGCGCCTCCCGTTCAACTCGCGGTGGCAATCATCGGGACTGCCACCATGTTGCTCGCGGCCTTCTGCGCGCTCGCACAGCGTGACATGAAGCGAGTGCTGGCCTACTCCACGATGAGTCAGATCGGTTACATGTTCCTCGCGCTTGGACTGGGGGCGTGGTCGGCTGCCATGTTCCATCTCATGACGCATGCCTTCTTCAAGGCGCTTCTCTTTCTGGCCGCTGGCGTAGTCATCCATGCTGTGCACGAGCAGGACTTGTACCGCATGGGCGGGCTCCGCTCCGAGTTGCGGCTTGCCTTCTGGTCGTTCGTAATCGGCGGCTCAGCATTGGCAGGCCTGCCGCTCATCACTGCTGGCTTCTTCAGCAAGGACCTCATCCTGTGGCAATCGTGGGCCGGCCCAAACGGCAGTGCCTGGTTCTGGATTGCCGGGATGACCGGTGCTCTGCTCACCTCGCTCTACACCTTCAGGATGATCCTGCTGGCCTTCTATGGTCCGCAGCAGTCGCAAGTTCGCGAAGAGAGTGGCCTCGCGGTGCGCGTCTCGCTGACTGTGCTTTGTGTTCTGTCGCTTGTAGGCGGATATGTGGATACACCTCCACATTTTGGCGGAGTGCCCGCGTTTTCCAACTTTCTAAGCAGCGTATTGCCGCCGCTCGAGGAAGTGCACATAGGCCCGATTACGGAGACTATCACCGCGCTCTGTGCCAGCACAGTGTTCGCACTCGGCCTCGGTTTGGCGTACCTGCTCTTTGGGCCGCAGCGTTCACGGCAGCCCGCGCAGAATATCCTCGAGCAATTGTGGCTCGCCGGTTGGGGATTTGATTGGATGTACGACCGGCTGTTCGTCCGGCCGTTCCAGTGGCTCGCCCGCAAGAGCGCGAGCGATCCGGCGGATGTACCGGTCAACGGCTTAGCGCAGATGACCGTACTAAGCTACCGTGCGTTGCGGTTGACACAAACCGGACGCGTGCGCTGGTATGCAACCGGTCTTGCCATGGGCACTGCAGTGATCCTCGCAATTGCATTCTTTGCTCGTTGA
- a CDS encoding PepSY-associated TM helix domain-containing protein codes for MKKLVLNLHLCVGVIAALFLISLSITGAIIAFENELNRAVHPQLTNVRPEGQPLDWDSVRARVEQQAPGWKLIRFYFPDRSDRSTYVRLRSSTTHRIRHVYVNQYTGAILGSTEDGSNWILKVHDLHVNLLSGKIGNRIVTWSTFGLLLLSLSGIILWWPRKVFRFQRTPSLVRFNRDLHYSVGFWSFLAMFAFSITGLALHYQTGKLLNLLNTPATAASMPGHGTSIEGMLRTAREALPGSTIPRLLLPEKAGDPVFIYQRFPEDRTPAGRSFTTLDPKTGAVLSFGSTRTAPLLQTALVQWTREIHTGTILGFPTQIAASFFGLMLSVLAITGSVIWISKQWALARGRRALLRRDRAQALSGN; via the coding sequence TCGCCTTCGAAAATGAGTTGAACCGCGCGGTTCACCCTCAACTGACGAATGTGAGACCGGAGGGTCAGCCACTGGATTGGGACAGCGTTCGCGCTCGAGTCGAGCAGCAAGCGCCCGGTTGGAAGTTGATTCGATTTTATTTTCCTGACCGGTCCGATCGGTCCACCTACGTTCGCCTGCGCTCGAGCACGACCCACCGTATTCGCCACGTCTACGTCAACCAATACACAGGTGCCATCCTTGGCAGCACAGAAGACGGCAGCAACTGGATACTTAAAGTTCACGACCTGCACGTTAACCTGCTATCGGGAAAGATTGGGAATCGGATCGTGACCTGGAGCACGTTTGGGCTGCTGCTCCTCTCACTCTCAGGGATCATCTTGTGGTGGCCGCGCAAAGTATTTCGCTTTCAGCGAACGCCTTCATTGGTACGCTTCAACCGCGACCTGCATTACAGCGTCGGATTCTGGTCTTTTCTTGCCATGTTTGCTTTTTCAATCACGGGTCTGGCGCTGCACTACCAGACGGGGAAGTTGTTGAATCTGCTGAATACTCCAGCTACGGCTGCCAGCATGCCCGGCCACGGAACCTCGATCGAGGGGATGTTGAGAACGGCGCGCGAAGCGCTCCCCGGAAGCACGATCCCGCGGCTTCTGCTTCCCGAAAAAGCCGGGGATCCAGTCTTTATTTACCAACGGTTTCCTGAGGACAGGACACCGGCTGGCCGCAGCTTCACGACGCTTGACCCTAAGACTGGCGCGGTTCTCAGCTTTGGATCAACGAGAACAGCCCCCCTTCTGCAAACAGCACTCGTGCAATGGACTCGGGAGATTCACACCGGCACGATTCTGGGGTTCCCCACTCAGATTGCAGCTTCCTTCTTTGGGCTCATGCTTTCCGTCCTCGCCATCACCGGTTCGGTCATCTGGATCAGCAAACAATGGGCGTTGGCAAGGGGGCGTCGCGCCCTTCTGCGAAGGGACAGAGCCCAAGCCCTCTCCGGAAACTGA
- a CDS encoding PstS family phosphate ABC transporter substrate-binding protein, with protein sequence MAAGIAALFAAQMEAQSSPMPPYTPTRQVAGVIHTWGSPQISDLLRRYEDGFRKFQPFVHFEDDLKSTVSGVAGVYTGRADIALMGREIWPSEVQAFESVTGHSPIAIEVATGAYDVPKATYALMIFVHGSNPITSLSTVQLDHIFGDAQQKPVRTWGELGLKGTWAKRSIHLYGFSMDNDKALIFSRIIFKQSARWNCNLHEYSNSSGVIAADAGDLILRAVAKDPAGIGISNIHYATQSVKVLPLSMQDKEPPVAPTRKNVASRRYPLSRAVYMVINRSAENPAVLEFLHYVLSRQGQEDVRNDGMYLPLTPNIVEEQRRLLESR encoded by the coding sequence GTGGCCGCCGGCATCGCCGCACTGTTCGCGGCACAGATGGAAGCACAGAGCTCGCCTATGCCTCCTTACACTCCCACCCGACAGGTTGCCGGAGTCATTCACACATGGGGCAGTCCACAGATTAGCGACCTGCTCCGTCGCTACGAAGACGGTTTTCGAAAATTTCAGCCATTTGTCCACTTTGAAGACGATCTCAAAAGCACCGTCTCCGGAGTTGCGGGAGTCTACACCGGGCGTGCCGACATCGCCCTTATGGGCCGCGAGATCTGGCCCAGCGAAGTTCAGGCGTTCGAGTCTGTTACTGGTCATTCGCCGATCGCCATTGAGGTTGCTACCGGTGCCTACGATGTCCCCAAAGCCACGTATGCGCTGATGATCTTCGTCCATGGGTCGAATCCCATTACAAGCCTTTCCACCGTCCAGCTCGACCACATCTTCGGAGACGCTCAACAAAAGCCGGTTCGGACGTGGGGTGAACTCGGACTCAAGGGCACATGGGCAAAGCGGAGTATCCACCTCTACGGCTTCAGCATGGACAATGACAAGGCGTTGATCTTCAGCCGGATCATCTTCAAACAGAGTGCGCGATGGAACTGCAACTTACACGAGTATTCCAACTCCTCCGGCGTTATTGCGGCCGACGCTGGTGACCTGATCCTTCGAGCTGTCGCAAAGGACCCTGCTGGCATTGGAATCTCCAACATCCATTACGCCACCCAGTCTGTTAAGGTCTTGCCACTCTCCATGCAGGATAAGGAGCCCCCCGTAGCGCCCACGCGCAAGAATGTCGCTTCGAGACGCTACCCCTTATCTCGCGCGGTGTACATGGTGATAAATCGGAGCGCAGAGAACCCCGCTGTGCTTGAATTCCTTCACTACGTCCTGAGCCGCCAGGGCCAGGAGGACGTCCGCAACGATGGGATGTATCTCCCCCTAACACCGAACATCGTCGAAGAGCAGCGACGTTTGCTGGAATCCAGATGA